One region of Halomonas huangheensis genomic DNA includes:
- a CDS encoding S-ribosylhomocysteine lyase: MSDKKMNVESFNLDHTKVKAPYVRLADIKTGENGDRIHKYDLRICQPNKEHMEMPALHSLEHLMAELSRNHSDKVVDISPMGCQTGFYVAMINHDDYDDVLRLIANTLEDVLTATDVPACNEVQCGWAASHSLEGAQQLARQLLAKRGEWDQVFA; this comes from the coding sequence ATGAGTGACAAGAAAATGAACGTAGAAAGCTTCAACCTGGATCACACCAAGGTGAAAGCTCCCTATGTTCGCCTGGCAGATATCAAGACCGGCGAGAACGGCGACCGCATCCACAAGTACGACCTGCGCATCTGTCAGCCGAATAAAGAACACATGGAAATGCCGGCGCTGCACTCACTTGAGCATCTGATGGCTGAATTGTCGCGCAACCACTCCGACAAGGTGGTCGACATCAGCCCGATGGGCTGCCAGACCGGCTTCTATGTCGCCATGATCAACCATGATGACTATGACGATGTTCTGCGCCTGATCGCGAACACTCTCGAGGACGTGCTCACCGCCACCGACGTGCCGGCATGCAATGAAGTACAGTGCGGCTGGGCAGCCAGCCACAGTCTCGAAGGGGCCCAACAACTGGCGCGCCAGTTGCTCGCCAAGCGTGGCGAGTGGGACCAGGTTTTTGCCTGA
- a CDS encoding type I secretion system permease/ATPase: MEHSDVEQHDVPTSTETESEHVDGTTSSVKDELLASLLTVAHIHDHDVSADSLTAGLPLDEGSLTPSVFPRAAERAGLTARLVKSGIVRLNPALFPVVLLLEAGRTCVLLDLDLRQRQARVVFPDLGHADTEVSLDELQQRYSGSAIYVRPRFRFDARSDDVKRDTSRHWFWGVIRENRRLYRDVILGSVAINLFALAMPLFVLNIYDRVVPNHATETLWVLSIGVFVVLCFDLVLRLMRSSFVDLAASRADVKLSSKIMARVLGMRMEARPQSTGSFVAMLQSFESVRSFIGSATVIAMVDLPFVLMFVAIIGIIGPALIIPLVAGIIFILLYALAAQGKLHDLSETTLKVSAQRNATLVESVAQLETVKALRGESRVQGSWEQASAFLSRTGAQLKFLGSSVTSIAQWVQHTVGVCVILIGVYLIVDGSLTQGGLIAAYMLSSRALAPISQAAALLAQYHQSSTALESLNRVMELPVERSETGYIDRPVIKGEVKFDKVNFRYPQAENDSLRDVSMTIQAGQKVAILGRVGCGKSTLQKLLLGFYQPTSGAVMVDDIDIRQFDPLQLRRHIGYVPQDVQLLYGSLKDNIIAGGGSEGVDDELLLTAIRVSGLEPLISSHPQGIELQVGEGGQMLSGGQRQAVAIARAIVHDPAILLLDEPTSAMDHASEEAFKRSLSEYAPGKTLVVVTHRTSLLSLVDRIVVIDSGKIVADGDRDGVMEALRKGQIGRAS; the protein is encoded by the coding sequence GTGGAGCACTCTGATGTCGAGCAACACGACGTTCCAACGTCGACCGAGACGGAATCGGAGCACGTTGATGGTACAACCTCGTCGGTAAAGGATGAGCTGTTGGCATCATTGTTGACCGTTGCACACATCCACGACCATGACGTGAGTGCGGATTCCTTGACGGCTGGCTTGCCACTCGATGAAGGCTCACTAACGCCCAGTGTCTTTCCGCGAGCCGCTGAGCGAGCAGGTTTAACGGCGCGACTGGTGAAGTCGGGAATTGTTCGTCTCAACCCGGCGTTGTTTCCTGTTGTGTTGTTACTGGAAGCGGGCCGGACCTGCGTACTTCTCGACCTGGACCTACGTCAGCGCCAGGCGCGAGTGGTCTTTCCCGATCTTGGGCATGCCGATACCGAGGTATCGCTGGATGAGTTGCAGCAGCGTTACAGCGGTAGTGCGATTTATGTCCGTCCTCGCTTCCGGTTCGACGCGCGTAGCGACGATGTAAAGCGTGACACCTCACGTCATTGGTTCTGGGGTGTCATTCGTGAGAACCGGCGTTTGTACCGGGATGTGATTCTCGGCTCGGTAGCGATCAATCTGTTCGCTCTGGCGATGCCGTTGTTTGTTCTCAATATCTATGACCGGGTTGTTCCCAACCATGCCACCGAAACACTATGGGTGTTGTCGATTGGTGTGTTTGTGGTGCTGTGTTTTGATCTCGTATTGCGCCTGATGCGCTCAAGCTTTGTCGATCTCGCGGCAAGCCGCGCCGACGTCAAACTCTCGTCGAAGATCATGGCGCGTGTATTGGGCATGCGAATGGAAGCTCGACCTCAGTCCACGGGCTCCTTTGTGGCGATGCTGCAGTCCTTTGAGTCAGTACGTTCGTTCATTGGTTCGGCAACGGTCATCGCCATGGTGGACCTGCCTTTTGTGCTGATGTTTGTAGCGATCATCGGGATTATCGGGCCAGCACTGATCATACCTCTGGTAGCGGGGATCATCTTCATTCTGCTGTACGCGCTGGCGGCTCAGGGAAAATTGCATGACCTATCTGAAACAACGCTCAAGGTAAGTGCGCAGCGCAATGCGACGCTGGTTGAGTCAGTTGCTCAGTTGGAGACGGTCAAGGCACTGCGTGGAGAGAGTCGCGTGCAGGGCTCCTGGGAGCAGGCCAGTGCCTTTCTTTCCCGCACCGGTGCGCAACTGAAGTTTCTGGGGTCTTCGGTCACCAGTATTGCCCAATGGGTTCAACATACGGTGGGCGTCTGTGTGATCTTGATTGGTGTCTATCTCATTGTGGATGGCAGTTTGACTCAAGGTGGGCTGATTGCTGCCTATATGTTGTCCTCGCGTGCATTGGCACCCATTAGCCAGGCGGCGGCTCTGCTTGCGCAGTACCACCAGTCATCGACGGCACTTGAATCGCTCAATCGGGTCATGGAGTTGCCGGTGGAGCGTTCGGAAACGGGCTATATCGATCGGCCGGTCATCAAGGGTGAGGTCAAATTCGACAAGGTTAACTTTCGGTATCCGCAGGCCGAGAACGATAGCTTGCGAGATGTCTCGATGACCATCCAGGCAGGGCAGAAAGTGGCGATTCTGGGGCGTGTCGGGTGCGGCAAGAGCACCTTGCAGAAACTGTTGCTGGGCTTCTATCAGCCGACGTCCGGTGCGGTGATGGTCGACGACATCGATATCAGGCAGTTCGATCCGTTGCAGCTGCGTCGTCACATTGGCTATGTGCCTCAGGATGTACAGCTGCTGTATGGCTCACTCAAGGACAACATTATCGCAGGCGGCGGTAGTGAGGGTGTTGATGACGAACTTCTATTGACGGCGATTCGCGTCAGTGGGCTGGAGCCCCTGATCAGCAGTCACCCTCAGGGCATCGAGCTTCAGGTTGGTGAGGGCGGACAGATGCTCTCTGGCGGCCAGCGTCAGGCGGTGGCGATTGCTCGCGCGATTGTCCACGACCCGGCGATCCTGCTGCTCGATGAGCCGACCAGTGCCATGGATCATGCCAGTGAAGAGGCCTTCAAACGTAGCCTGAGCGAATACGCTCCCGGTAAAACGCTGGTGGTAGTGACTCACCGCACCTCGCTGCTGTCGCTCGTCGACCGCATCGTGGTTATCGATTCCGGCAAGATTGTTGCTGATGGTGATCGTGATGGTGTGATGGAAGCGCTGCGTAAGGGACAGATCGGGAGGGCCAGCTGA
- the mtnN gene encoding 5'-methylthioadenosine/S-adenosylhomocysteine nucleosidase has product MKRIGIIGAMSQEVAQLASQMEDVITRTHVGSTFHVGRLHGVEVILLQSGIGKVNAAIGATLLLDNYQPQAIINTGSAGGFGEGLNIGDIVVSSEVRHHDVDAVVFGYEHGQVPNMPAAYLPDERLVRVARECIEAMNEVRVVEGLIATGDVFMACPDLVSQTRSRFPTMLAAEMEAAAIAQTCHLYGCPFVVIRALSDIAGQGDNHLSFEEFLDRAADHSSRMVSAMVANLASSAKQHDASLQSA; this is encoded by the coding sequence ATCAAACGTATCGGCATCATTGGCGCCATGAGCCAGGAAGTGGCTCAGCTGGCCAGCCAGATGGAAGACGTCATCACTCGCACTCACGTCGGCTCGACCTTCCATGTTGGCCGCCTGCACGGTGTTGAGGTGATTCTTCTGCAATCCGGCATCGGCAAGGTCAATGCCGCCATTGGCGCCACCCTGCTGCTGGACAATTACCAGCCTCAGGCGATCATCAACACGGGATCGGCCGGAGGCTTCGGTGAGGGCCTGAACATTGGCGACATCGTCGTCTCCAGCGAAGTGCGTCATCACGATGTTGACGCCGTGGTGTTCGGCTATGAGCACGGCCAGGTGCCGAACATGCCAGCAGCCTACCTGCCGGATGAACGACTGGTCAGAGTCGCCCGCGAGTGCATTGAAGCGATGAATGAAGTCAGGGTGGTAGAAGGGTTGATCGCGACTGGTGATGTGTTCATGGCCTGCCCGGATCTCGTCTCGCAAACGCGCAGTCGCTTTCCGACCATGCTGGCAGCAGAGATGGAAGCCGCCGCTATCGCCCAGACCTGTCACCTGTATGGCTGTCCATTCGTCGTAATTCGCGCACTCTCGGATATCGCCGGCCAGGGGGACAACCACTTGTCGTTTGAGGAGTTCCTCGACAGGGCTGCAGACCACTCCAGTCGCATGGTCAGTGCCATGGTCGCCAATCTCGCGAGCAGTGCCAAACAGCATGATGCGAGCCTTCAGAGCGCCTGA
- the folD gene encoding bifunctional methylenetetrahydrofolate dehydrogenase/methenyltetrahydrofolate cyclohydrolase FolD, giving the protein MTAQLIDGKSIAASVRQQVARQVQARRDAGARVPGLAVVLVGEDPASEVYVRNKHKACEEAGIASVKHTLPATTTQQELETMVDQLNADPAIDGILVQLPLPEHLDPRPILERILPNKDVDGFHPYNLGRLAQRLPLLRPCTPKGVITMLQHSGISVRGLNATVVGASNIVGRPMALELMLAGCTTTVCHRFTRDLEEHVRRAELLVVAVGKPGLVKGEWVRDDAIVIDVGINRQNDGRLVGDVDFNTAAERASYITPVPGGVGPMTVACLLENTLMAAEIHDAEQHLS; this is encoded by the coding sequence ATGACCGCCCAACTGATCGATGGCAAATCGATTGCCGCCTCCGTCCGCCAGCAAGTCGCGCGCCAGGTTCAGGCGAGACGCGACGCCGGAGCACGTGTCCCCGGGCTGGCCGTGGTACTGGTTGGCGAGGACCCGGCATCCGAGGTTTATGTACGCAATAAACATAAGGCCTGCGAAGAAGCCGGGATTGCATCGGTCAAGCACACGCTTCCCGCCACTACCACCCAGCAGGAACTGGAGACGATGGTCGATCAGCTCAATGCCGACCCCGCCATCGACGGCATTCTGGTACAGCTACCACTCCCTGAACATCTCGACCCTCGCCCGATTCTCGAGCGCATCCTACCCAACAAGGATGTTGATGGCTTTCATCCCTACAACCTTGGTCGTCTCGCCCAACGCTTGCCGCTACTGCGCCCCTGCACTCCCAAGGGAGTGATTACAATGCTGCAGCACAGCGGCATTTCCGTTCGCGGCCTCAATGCCACTGTAGTGGGCGCCTCGAACATCGTCGGCCGTCCAATGGCGCTCGAGCTGATGCTGGCCGGCTGCACCACAACGGTATGCCATCGCTTTACACGCGACCTGGAGGAACACGTCCGCCGCGCGGAACTGCTGGTCGTGGCAGTGGGCAAGCCCGGCCTGGTGAAAGGAGAATGGGTGCGCGACGACGCCATCGTTATCGATGTAGGCATCAACCGTCAGAATGATGGCCGTCTGGTGGGCGATGTCGATTTCAATACCGCTGCCGAGCGAGCCAGCTATATCACACCGGTGCCCGGAGGAGTCGGACCGATGACCGTCGCCTGCCTACTCGAGAATACTCTGATGGCCGCAGAGATTCATGACGCCGAACAGCATCTGTCCTGA
- a CDS encoding response regulator transcription factor, whose protein sequence is MGRFLIYQGRSEVPDWSLAFPEIQVVTPQSVVEQVEKGDLVWVVVEKGDWSALCSRLSSVGVLVAVMSFNPDSAEAYKAFNSGARGYVHALSSPEVLRQVDIVVCNQGYWVWHELMDSLVGGVFKAFGGADGVQDDVLKELTERERDVALSVVEGRSNKAVARELGITERTVKAHLGATFRKLGVKDRMQLILRLRSSREQ, encoded by the coding sequence ATGGGTCGATTCCTTATCTATCAGGGCAGGAGTGAAGTGCCAGATTGGTCATTAGCCTTCCCTGAGATACAGGTGGTAACGCCGCAGTCGGTTGTTGAGCAGGTTGAAAAGGGAGACCTGGTCTGGGTAGTGGTCGAGAAGGGCGACTGGAGTGCCCTGTGTTCCAGGTTGAGCTCCGTGGGAGTGTTGGTTGCTGTGATGTCGTTCAACCCCGATTCTGCAGAAGCTTACAAGGCATTCAATTCAGGTGCCCGCGGTTACGTTCATGCACTTTCGTCCCCGGAGGTGCTGCGACAGGTTGATATCGTGGTATGCAATCAGGGGTACTGGGTCTGGCACGAGTTGATGGATAGCCTGGTGGGAGGGGTGTTCAAGGCCTTTGGTGGCGCTGATGGGGTACAGGATGACGTTTTGAAGGAGCTCACGGAACGAGAGCGTGATGTTGCGTTGTCGGTTGTCGAGGGGCGCAGCAACAAGGCTGTTGCACGGGAACTTGGCATCACCGAACGTACGGTAAAGGCGCATCTTGGCGCGACCTTTCGCAAGCTTGGCGTCAAGGATCGGATGCAGCTGATTCTGCGTCTGCGTTCTTCGCGTGAGCAATGA
- a CDS encoding SH3 domain-containing protein, whose amino-acid sequence MYWKRVMVGLVGLHASLSIAGYEQGVDEYQRGNFASAIYEWRQSAEQGDADSQFRLATMYERGQGTTRNLEEAHKWYQLAADLGHLPSQMKLAEQSLNGNGANASPRTAAHWYKRAAEQGEAQAQFQLALLYLDGRGVEQDAAEAARWLEAAAEQDVIPAQNNLGSLYENGLGVEQDHSTAIRWYQEAARAGDPYAQNNLGAMYARGKGVDRNHAWAVFWFAMSAQQGNEVAASNIASSLEHLQSREVKPRVANIRAGTSTEHDVISKVQRGDALHVLGSTDGWTQVYVPQQQRLGWISSSLLE is encoded by the coding sequence ATGTATTGGAAACGAGTCATGGTCGGTCTCGTTGGCCTCCACGCATCCCTGTCCATAGCTGGATACGAGCAAGGTGTCGACGAATATCAGCGCGGCAATTTCGCCTCCGCTATCTATGAGTGGAGACAGTCTGCCGAACAAGGTGATGCCGATTCCCAGTTCCGGCTGGCCACCATGTATGAGCGCGGTCAGGGCACCACCAGGAACCTCGAGGAAGCCCACAAGTGGTATCAACTGGCAGCAGACTTAGGCCACCTCCCCTCTCAGATGAAGCTCGCCGAGCAGTCTCTGAACGGCAACGGTGCGAATGCCAGCCCCAGGACAGCCGCCCACTGGTATAAGCGTGCAGCAGAACAAGGTGAGGCTCAGGCACAGTTTCAATTGGCACTACTCTATCTTGATGGTCGAGGTGTTGAACAGGATGCAGCAGAAGCGGCACGTTGGCTCGAAGCCGCAGCCGAGCAAGATGTCATTCCCGCCCAGAACAACCTTGGGTCACTATATGAAAACGGCCTCGGCGTTGAACAGGACCATTCCACTGCCATCCGCTGGTACCAGGAAGCCGCTCGAGCCGGCGACCCTTACGCGCAGAACAATCTTGGCGCGATGTATGCGCGTGGGAAGGGAGTCGACCGAAATCATGCCTGGGCGGTTTTCTGGTTTGCAATGTCAGCCCAGCAAGGCAATGAGGTGGCTGCAAGCAACATAGCGTCCAGCCTTGAACACTTGCAATCCAGGGAGGTCAAGCCCCGCGTCGCCAACATTCGTGCCGGCACATCCACCGAGCATGATGTCATCAGCAAGGTGCAGCGGGGAGATGCTCTCCATGTCCTGGGCAGCACAGATGGTTGGACTCAAGTCTATGTTCCCCAGCAGCAGCGCCTCGGCTGGATATCGTCCAGCTTGCTGGAATAA
- a CDS encoding HlyD family type I secretion periplasmic adaptor subunit has product MASKSAEQRGFEGVGKVSRKGSKVFRPFIDRIFARRVSGAHLNRDWASDTDWARMQQDPLRARLMLYTVLVAMVVLIVWACFAPVDEVTRGVGSVIPSTQLQRVQSFDGGVVDEILVHEGDAVEAGQLLMRIDSTRFLSTFNENRVQAEALEARAERLRALATGTQFQPLDDLIQRAPKIVERERDLYNSSMETLDEQRQILRERLEQRRAELNEAISRRDTAGRELGMASQELNMTRPLLQSGAVSEVEILRLQRDVSRASGERNQAAAQVSRLESAIDEAEGELREVDSQARTEWRQELTATLGELAALDESSSGLQDRVRLAEIRSPVDGLVQRLTINTLGGVVQPGQEVVEIVPTDDTLVVEARIAPQDIAFLRPGLPATIKLTAYDFSIYGGLSAQLEHISASTTTDEEGNTFYRVRVRTVESEEETVKEALDVIPGMTAQVDILTGKRTVMQFLLKPVLRAWSNALGER; this is encoded by the coding sequence ATGGCGAGCAAGAGTGCAGAACAGCGTGGCTTCGAGGGTGTTGGCAAGGTATCACGGAAGGGCAGTAAGGTCTTCCGGCCTTTCATCGACCGCATCTTCGCTCGGCGTGTCAGCGGCGCTCATTTGAACCGAGATTGGGCCAGCGATACCGATTGGGCGCGTATGCAGCAGGATCCGCTGCGTGCGCGTCTGATGCTGTACACGGTGCTGGTGGCGATGGTGGTGCTTATTGTCTGGGCGTGTTTTGCGCCGGTGGACGAGGTCACGCGTGGGGTCGGTAGCGTGATTCCGTCCACTCAGTTGCAGCGTGTACAGAGTTTTGATGGCGGTGTGGTTGACGAGATTCTCGTTCATGAAGGCGACGCTGTGGAAGCTGGACAATTGCTGATGCGCATCGATTCGACACGATTCCTGTCAACCTTCAACGAGAATCGTGTTCAGGCGGAAGCGCTGGAGGCCAGGGCGGAACGCCTGCGTGCATTGGCAACAGGCACCCAGTTTCAACCCCTGGATGATTTGATACAGCGCGCGCCGAAGATAGTTGAGCGTGAACGAGATCTCTATAACAGCAGTATGGAGACACTCGACGAGCAACGTCAGATCCTGCGGGAGCGTCTCGAACAGCGTCGCGCTGAGCTCAACGAGGCAATTTCCAGACGCGATACAGCTGGTCGGGAGTTGGGAATGGCCAGTCAGGAACTCAATATGACACGGCCATTGCTGCAGTCTGGCGCAGTGTCCGAAGTCGAGATTCTGCGTTTGCAGCGTGACGTCTCGCGTGCCAGTGGTGAACGTAACCAGGCGGCGGCGCAAGTGTCTCGGTTGGAGTCGGCTATTGATGAGGCTGAGGGTGAGTTGCGGGAAGTGGACTCTCAGGCACGCACGGAATGGCGGCAGGAATTGACGGCGACGCTCGGAGAGTTGGCAGCGCTCGATGAGTCGAGTTCAGGTTTGCAGGATCGAGTTCGTCTGGCGGAAATCCGCTCTCCAGTGGATGGCCTGGTACAGCGCTTGACCATCAATACGTTGGGTGGGGTTGTGCAGCCTGGACAGGAGGTGGTCGAGATCGTACCGACGGACGATACTCTGGTCGTCGAAGCGAGAATTGCTCCTCAGGATATTGCTTTTCTGCGTCCCGGCCTGCCGGCGACCATAAAGCTCACGGCCTATGACTTTTCGATCTACGGCGGATTGTCGGCGCAACTCGAACATATCAGCGCTTCAACGACCACGGACGAAGAAGGAAATACCTTCTATCGCGTTCGAGTACGGACGGTGGAGAGTGAAGAGGAGACGGTAAAGGAAGCCTTGGATGTCATTCCGGGTATGACCGCTCAGGTGGATATCCTGACGGGCAAGCGCACCGTGATGCAATTCCTGCTCAAACCGGTGTTGAGGGCTTGGAGTAACGCGTTGGGAGAGCGCTGA
- a CDS encoding OmpA family protein, which produces MKYLDYCRTILVLGGVGLSLLSLQGCVTSGHTGGESPPQAGDEEQVIFPDPEDAWMEEGTYVNIENLRKMQAGLSKDQLYDLLGRPHFSEGLVGVRKWNYIFQLPTGNGHYMTCQYQVQFDADMLAERMHWRESSCAALLEPQESEPTRMTLSADTLFDFDSAQLSHEGQQRVADLAGRIRDDFVEPSVMVVGHTDRLGSDAYNQALSERRAATVRSALVSNGIAPMTMQSRGVGERQPVTHCEGDRSTPGLKACLRPNRRVDVEVSGEAR; this is translated from the coding sequence ATGAAGTATCTAGATTATTGCAGAACGATACTGGTGTTGGGGGGAGTCGGCTTGTCGCTCTTGAGTCTACAAGGTTGTGTCACCAGTGGGCATACTGGGGGGGAGAGCCCCCCCCAGGCCGGAGACGAAGAGCAAGTGATCTTTCCTGACCCTGAAGATGCATGGATGGAAGAGGGGACCTACGTCAATATCGAGAATCTGCGCAAGATGCAGGCGGGGCTATCCAAGGACCAACTCTATGATCTGCTTGGGCGCCCGCACTTTTCCGAGGGACTGGTTGGTGTGCGTAAGTGGAACTATATCTTCCAGTTGCCCACGGGGAATGGCCATTACATGACCTGCCAGTATCAGGTGCAATTCGATGCTGACATGCTGGCCGAGCGCATGCATTGGCGTGAGTCGAGCTGTGCCGCCTTGCTTGAGCCCCAAGAGAGCGAGCCGACCCGAATGACACTATCTGCCGATACGCTTTTTGATTTCGATAGCGCCCAGTTATCGCATGAAGGGCAGCAGCGGGTAGCCGATCTGGCCGGGCGTATTCGTGACGACTTCGTCGAGCCCAGCGTCATGGTCGTAGGCCACACGGACCGATTGGGCAGCGATGCTTATAATCAGGCATTGTCTGAGCGGCGCGCTGCCACGGTCCGTTCAGCCCTGGTCAGTAATGGAATCGCACCAATGACAATGCAGAGTCGCGGTGTCGGTGAACGTCAGCCAGTGACGCATTGTGAGGGGGATCGGAGCACGCCAGGGCTGAAGGCTTGTTTACGACCCAATCGTCGTGTCGATGTTGAGGTGAGTGGCGAAGCGCGCTGA
- a CDS encoding TolC family outer membrane protein, giving the protein MNPELQGARYSVLKPIVAAVAVGSMMAVVAVAHAQTQAQGQAQGTLPPGTSSPGATTLRDVVEQTINTNPEVLAAWNGFQASGYDSRVAFGGFLPSVDVSGGVGLESRENDGLGSYDTDYAEVSLTQMLYDGFATANEVERLDRAELVSYYELLGASQNAALEATGAYLDVQRYRQLVGLAQENYQKHLTVFQQIEARALSGAGRRVDLEQISGRLALAESNLITEASNLHDVSARFQRLVGELPPQSLAETPDLSTNLPGDVSEALRLAYEGNPDFHAAIENIEASRAAREGTRAAFQPRLDLVGRAGRYRDGDNDDAPPGSEPESHEDRSSIELVASMNLYRGGSDLASFRAASERVEQSVNLRDKACVDIRQTTSIAYNDTRRLRDQLSYLNEHQLTTDRVRRAYKQQFDIGQRSLLDLLDIENEYFEASRAYANAQYDVALADARTLAAMGDLLEVLDVRKKGLPSLSDLGSDGVEISPETICPAMGARAYTVEELTGNTRAPDVVLSSDTLFDVNSYVLSPGAMGELEALAGRIRSRSDLERVFIAGHADITGSDAINDPLSRNRAAAVGEYLVSQGVDASLIESRGYGSHRPTASNDTEQGRRQNRRVEITLERTGENLDLSMKGNAGSDPVSLIWAETSSRQPALG; this is encoded by the coding sequence ATGAACCCTGAACTGCAAGGAGCAAGGTATTCGGTCCTGAAGCCTATCGTCGCAGCAGTGGCTGTTGGATCGATGATGGCAGTAGTCGCTGTGGCACATGCGCAGACACAAGCTCAGGGCCAGGCCCAAGGGACTCTTCCGCCAGGCACATCGTCGCCGGGTGCGACGACATTGCGTGATGTGGTAGAGCAGACCATCAATACCAACCCTGAAGTGCTTGCTGCCTGGAACGGCTTTCAAGCGTCCGGGTACGATTCGCGCGTGGCGTTTGGTGGCTTCCTGCCGTCGGTAGATGTCAGTGGTGGTGTTGGTCTGGAAAGTCGCGAAAACGACGGTCTTGGCAGTTATGACACCGACTATGCAGAAGTGTCTTTAACGCAAATGCTCTACGATGGCTTTGCCACCGCCAACGAGGTCGAGCGTCTCGATCGTGCCGAACTGGTGAGCTATTACGAGTTGCTGGGTGCCAGTCAGAATGCAGCCCTTGAGGCGACAGGGGCCTATCTCGATGTACAGCGCTATCGTCAGTTGGTTGGCCTGGCTCAGGAAAACTACCAGAAACACCTTACTGTCTTTCAACAAATCGAAGCTCGTGCCTTGTCGGGTGCCGGGCGTCGAGTTGACCTGGAACAGATTTCCGGGCGACTTGCTCTTGCAGAGTCCAACCTGATTACTGAAGCGTCCAACCTGCATGATGTGTCTGCACGCTTCCAGCGTCTGGTCGGTGAGCTACCGCCGCAGTCGCTGGCTGAGACTCCAGATCTCTCCACGAATCTACCAGGTGATGTGTCCGAGGCACTGCGCCTGGCCTACGAAGGTAACCCGGACTTTCATGCTGCAATAGAGAACATCGAGGCGTCTCGTGCGGCGCGCGAAGGTACCAGGGCTGCGTTTCAGCCGCGACTTGATCTGGTCGGTCGTGCCGGACGGTATCGGGACGGTGACAATGACGACGCACCTCCCGGCAGCGAACCAGAATCACATGAGGATCGCAGCAGTATCGAATTGGTTGCGAGTATGAATCTGTACCGTGGCGGCAGCGATCTTGCGTCCTTCCGTGCAGCCAGTGAGCGCGTTGAACAATCCGTCAATCTGCGCGACAAGGCTTGTGTTGACATCCGGCAGACCACCTCCATTGCCTACAACGACACCAGGCGCTTGCGGGACCAGCTCTCGTATCTCAATGAGCATCAACTGACCACTGACCGCGTACGACGCGCCTACAAGCAGCAATTCGATATCGGCCAACGCTCGTTGCTCGATTTGTTGGACATCGAGAATGAGTACTTCGAAGCCAGTCGCGCATACGCCAACGCACAGTACGATGTGGCGCTGGCCGATGCTCGCACTCTGGCCGCCATGGGAGACCTCCTCGAGGTACTGGATGTGCGCAAGAAGGGATTGCCATCCCTATCTGACCTCGGTAGTGACGGCGTAGAAATTTCGCCGGAGACGATCTGTCCTGCCATGGGGGCTCGGGCCTATACGGTCGAGGAACTGACCGGTAATACCCGTGCGCCGGATGTTGTGCTGTCTTCCGATACTCTGTTCGATGTGAATAGCTACGTGCTCAGCCCTGGCGCAATGGGGGAGCTGGAAGCGCTCGCTGGCCGTATTCGTTCCCGCTCTGACCTGGAACGAGTGTTCATTGCCGGCCATGCCGACATCACCGGGTCGGACGCTATCAATGATCCCTTGTCACGTAACCGAGCTGCTGCGGTGGGTGAGTACCTGGTTAGTCAGGGCGTGGATGCTTCGCTTATCGAGTCACGTGGTTATGGCTCCCATCGTCCGACTGCAAGCAATGATACCGAACAGGGACGACGTCAGAATCGCCGTGTCGAGATTACCCTGGAGCGAACAGGGGAGAACCTTGATCTCAGCATGAAGGGAAATGCCGGTAGTGACCCTGTGTCGTTGATCTGGGCGGAGACGAGTTCACGTCAGCCTGCCTTAGGTTGA